Proteins encoded within one genomic window of uncultured Sphingopyxis sp.:
- a CDS encoding PQQ-binding-like beta-propeller repeat protein, with protein MRSARYGLYAALLALPLAGCGVFKGDGPPKTPTIGERVSILSNDNSIKVDPATAAIAVVLPEPAVNAAWAQSGGNASKSMGHPALGATRAKLWEASVAGSTNKQRLASSPVIADNRLFVVDTDAVVSAFAADTGAKLWSVAIGSTGKDFKDSLFGGGAAVDGNVVYATSGVGDVAALNAADGSVIWKVKPTGPLRGAPTIAFGGVYVISQDNQIYALNAANGAVQWQATASTEAGSVFGAASPAAGQGTIVAGFSSGEVQAYRYENGRDLWEDALARTSMALSVSTLTDVDADPVIDRGHVFALGQGGRMASYELVTGQRSWEISIAGISTPYVVGEWVYAMTDDGKLLCVARGSGKVRWIQQLARFRVETEKKKKDPIRWTGPILAGGRLIAVNSEGTLAEYSPADGSLLGSTEFKSSLSQPPVVANNILYVLADDGTITAWR; from the coding sequence AAAGACCCCGACGATCGGCGAGCGCGTGTCGATCCTGTCGAACGACAACAGCATCAAGGTCGACCCGGCCACCGCCGCGATCGCGGTCGTGCTGCCCGAGCCGGCGGTGAATGCGGCCTGGGCGCAGTCGGGCGGCAACGCATCGAAATCGATGGGGCATCCGGCGCTGGGCGCGACGCGCGCGAAGCTGTGGGAAGCGAGCGTCGCGGGCAGCACCAACAAGCAGCGCCTCGCCTCTTCGCCGGTGATCGCCGACAACCGGCTGTTCGTCGTCGATACCGATGCCGTCGTGTCGGCCTTCGCCGCCGATACCGGCGCGAAGCTGTGGAGCGTGGCGATCGGCAGCACGGGCAAGGATTTCAAGGACTCTCTGTTCGGCGGCGGTGCGGCGGTCGATGGCAATGTCGTCTATGCGACGAGCGGCGTCGGCGACGTCGCGGCGCTCAACGCTGCCGACGGCTCGGTGATCTGGAAGGTGAAGCCGACCGGACCGCTGCGCGGCGCACCGACGATCGCCTTCGGCGGCGTCTATGTGATCAGCCAGGACAACCAGATTTACGCGCTCAACGCCGCCAACGGCGCGGTGCAGTGGCAGGCGACGGCGTCGACTGAGGCCGGCAGCGTGTTCGGCGCGGCGTCGCCCGCGGCGGGGCAGGGGACGATCGTCGCCGGCTTCTCGTCGGGCGAGGTGCAGGCCTATCGTTACGAGAATGGCCGCGACCTGTGGGAAGACGCGCTCGCGCGCACGTCGATGGCGCTGTCGGTGTCGACGCTCACCGACGTCGATGCCGATCCGGTCATCGACCGCGGCCATGTCTTCGCGCTCGGCCAGGGCGGCCGCATGGCGAGCTATGAACTCGTCACCGGCCAGCGCAGCTGGGAAATCTCGATTGCCGGCATCTCGACCCCCTATGTCGTGGGCGAGTGGGTCTATGCGATGACCGACGACGGCAAGCTGCTGTGCGTCGCGCGTGGCAGCGGCAAGGTGCGCTGGATCCAGCAGCTCGCGCGCTTCCGCGTCGAGACCGAAAAGAAGAAGAAGGACCCGATCCGCTGGACCGGGCCGATTCTCGCGGGTGGCCGGCTGATCGCGGTCAACAGTGAAGGGACGCTGGCCGAATATTCGCCCGCCGACGGGTCGCTGCTCGGCTCGACCGAGTTCAAATCGTCGCTGTCGCAGCCGCCGGTCGTCGCGAACAATATCTTGTACGTCCTCGCGGACGATGGGACGATCACGGCCTGGCGCTGA
- the der gene encoding ribosome biogenesis GTPase Der: MSRHATIAIVGRPNVGKSTLFNRLVGKRLALVDDQPGVTRDRREGDGKLLGLEAAQMVWAIGKLLGLEFRIVDTAGFEDQDAATLPGRMRVQTEKAVREADAALFLIDARAGVTPLDEEIARWLRSEDTPIILCANKAEGKQGEAGLMEAWSLGFDTVLALSAEHGEGQVELFDALRPIVEPFMDAEADAADEEDEDAPLGPMKLAIVGRPNAGKSTLINRMIGEDRLITGPEAGITRDSIRVDWQWEKDGEVHEIQLFDTAGMRKRAKVIDKLEKLSVADALHAVDFAEVVVLLLDATKGLEAQDLRIADRVLQEGRALIVALNKWDIAEDPSALFNGVRTALDDGLSQVKGVPVLSISGATGKGIDTLVRVAFEQREIWTNRVSTARLNRWFEGAVAANPPPAPGGKRIKLRYITQARTRPPTFVVFGSRTDALPGSYERYLVNGMRKELGFQGVPVRLNFRNSRNPYDE; the protein is encoded by the coding sequence ATGTCGCGACACGCGACGATTGCCATTGTCGGCCGCCCCAATGTGGGCAAATCGACGCTGTTCAACCGGCTCGTCGGCAAGCGCCTCGCGCTCGTCGATGACCAGCCGGGTGTGACGCGCGACCGGCGCGAGGGCGACGGCAAGCTGCTGGGCCTGGAGGCCGCGCAAATGGTGTGGGCCATTGGCAAGCTGCTGGGCCTGGAATTTCGCATCGTCGATACCGCGGGGTTCGAGGATCAGGACGCGGCGACGCTGCCCGGGCGGATGCGGGTGCAGACCGAAAAGGCGGTGCGCGAGGCCGACGCGGCGCTGTTCCTCATCGACGCGCGCGCGGGCGTCACGCCGCTCGACGAGGAAATCGCGCGCTGGCTGCGCAGCGAGGACACGCCGATCATCCTCTGCGCGAACAAGGCCGAGGGGAAGCAAGGCGAAGCGGGGCTGATGGAGGCCTGGTCGCTCGGTTTCGATACCGTCCTTGCATTGAGCGCCGAGCATGGCGAGGGGCAGGTCGAGCTGTTCGACGCGCTGCGCCCGATCGTCGAGCCTTTCATGGACGCCGAGGCCGATGCGGCGGACGAAGAAGATGAGGATGCGCCGCTCGGGCCGATGAAGCTCGCGATCGTCGGGCGTCCGAACGCGGGCAAGTCGACGCTGATCAACCGGATGATCGGCGAGGACCGGCTGATCACCGGGCCCGAGGCGGGGATCACCCGCGATTCGATCCGCGTCGACTGGCAGTGGGAAAAGGACGGCGAGGTCCACGAGATCCAGCTGTTCGACACGGCGGGGATGCGCAAGCGCGCGAAAGTCATCGACAAGCTGGAGAAATTGTCGGTCGCCGATGCCCTGCACGCGGTCGATTTCGCCGAGGTCGTCGTGCTGCTGCTCGACGCCACGAAAGGCCTCGAGGCGCAGGATCTGCGCATCGCCGACCGGGTGCTCCAGGAAGGCCGCGCGCTGATCGTCGCGCTCAACAAATGGGACATCGCCGAGGATCCGTCGGCGCTGTTCAACGGCGTGCGCACCGCGCTCGACGACGGGCTGAGCCAGGTCAAGGGCGTCCCGGTGCTCAGCATCTCGGGCGCAACGGGCAAGGGCATCGACACGCTGGTGCGCGTCGCGTTCGAGCAGCGCGAAATCTGGACGAACCGGGTATCGACCGCACGGCTCAACCGCTGGTTCGAGGGCGCGGTCGCCGCGAACCCGCCGCCGGCGCCCGGCGGCAAGCGGATCAAGCTGCGCTATATCACGCAGGCACGCACTCGGCCGCCGACCTTCGTCGTGTTCGGCTCGCGCACCGACGCGCTGCCGGGAAGCTATGAACGCTATCTGGTCAACGGCATGCGCAAGGAACTGGGGTTCCAGGGCGTGCCGGTGCGGCTCAACTTCCGCAATTCGCGCAATCCCTATGACGAGTGA
- a CDS encoding sulfurtransferase TusA family protein has protein sequence MTSDASPVAVDARGMRCPWPALRLARAMREAREVLLIADDPQAEREVAALAAEHGWTVEGDAAAPGEGRWRVRR, from the coding sequence ATGACGAGTGACGCGTCGCCGGTGGCGGTCGACGCGCGCGGGATGCGCTGCCCCTGGCCCGCGCTGCGCCTCGCCCGCGCGATGCGCGAGGCGCGCGAGGTGCTGCTGATCGCCGACGATCCGCAGGCGGAGCGCGAAGTCGCGGCCTTGGCGGCTGAGCATGGCTGGACGGTCGAGGGCGACGCGGCCGCGCCCGGCGAGGGGCGCTGGCGCGTCCGCCGCTGA
- a CDS encoding Hpt domain-containing protein, which translates to MDEILVDWEEFRATRTQLGAAFVRILGYFREDGTKSVAAIEEAMRARDARGLVMPAHTLKSEARQFGGEKLGALAEDIEMFARACVESQTSPDEYLPRVVELRRLFEETLAALEREANPLVQRRPAGFGRAASY; encoded by the coding sequence TTGGACGAAATCCTGGTCGATTGGGAAGAATTTCGCGCGACGCGCACCCAATTGGGGGCCGCTTTCGTGCGGATTCTCGGCTATTTTCGTGAGGACGGCACCAAATCGGTCGCCGCGATCGAAGAGGCGATGCGCGCGCGCGACGCCCGCGGCCTCGTGATGCCTGCGCATACGCTGAAGAGCGAAGCGCGCCAGTTCGGCGGCGAGAAACTGGGTGCGCTGGCCGAGGATATCGAGATGTTCGCGAGGGCCTGCGTCGAAAGCCAGACCAGCCCCGACGAATATCTGCCGCGCGTTGTCGAACTGCGCCGGTTGTTCGAGGAAACGCTCGCCGCGCTCGAGCGCGAAGCCAATCCGCTCGTCCAGCGCCGCCCGGCGGGCTTCGGCCGCGCCGCGAGTTACTGA
- a CDS encoding DUF418 domain-containing protein produces the protein MDGQAAATRYESLDAIRGVAVMGILAMNIVAFALPFQAYANPAAGGPPGSADVATWFFNFVLVDSKMRGLFSMLFGASTLLVIDSAASAGRSAAGAHYSRMVWLALFGLAHFYLIWFGDILFLYAICGLLLFLFRNLSVKALLLWSIPFFLIGIGLPASLWSMLSMAQAGTLPPEAATGMQEALAQMNADMGPSTPAYAKEMALYLGSYSSIVAHRTGEMGGDPIFFLSMFLWETIGLMLIGMALFKSRMLTGEWEAARYRKWALICFLIAAPPLAGLAVYQMRTGYDAVAIFGSTIALSIPFDTLMTVGWAALIMLLIQTRASAAVRARLAAAGRMAFTNYLVTSIVMTTIFYGYGLGLFGSVGRLPLYLFCFGMWAAMLLWSKPWLERYHYGPLEWLWRSLSRWRVQPMKKVAAAQ, from the coding sequence ATGGACGGTCAGGCGGCGGCAACGCGTTACGAAAGCCTCGATGCGATTCGCGGGGTCGCGGTGATGGGCATATTGGCGATGAACATCGTCGCCTTCGCCTTGCCCTTTCAGGCCTATGCCAACCCCGCGGCGGGGGGGCCGCCGGGCAGCGCCGACGTTGCGACCTGGTTCTTCAATTTCGTCCTTGTCGATTCGAAGATGCGCGGACTTTTCTCGATGCTGTTCGGCGCGAGCACCTTGCTCGTCATCGACAGCGCCGCGTCGGCGGGGCGCAGCGCCGCGGGAGCGCATTATTCGCGCATGGTCTGGCTGGCGCTGTTCGGCCTCGCGCATTTCTACCTGATCTGGTTCGGCGACATCCTCTTTCTCTATGCGATCTGCGGGCTGCTGCTCTTCCTCTTCCGCAACCTGTCGGTGAAGGCGCTGCTGCTCTGGTCGATCCCCTTCTTCCTGATCGGCATCGGCCTGCCCGCCAGCCTGTGGTCGATGCTGTCGATGGCGCAGGCAGGCACCTTGCCGCCCGAGGCGGCCACGGGAATGCAGGAGGCGCTCGCGCAGATGAACGCCGACATGGGTCCGTCGACGCCGGCCTATGCGAAGGAAATGGCGCTCTATCTCGGCAGCTATTCCAGCATTGTCGCGCACCGCACGGGCGAAATGGGCGGCGATCCGATCTTCTTCCTCAGCATGTTCCTGTGGGAAACGATCGGCCTGATGCTGATCGGCATGGCGCTGTTCAAATCGCGCATGCTCACCGGTGAGTGGGAGGCCGCGCGCTACCGCAAATGGGCGCTGATCTGCTTCCTGATCGCGGCGCCCCCGCTGGCGGGCCTTGCCGTCTACCAGATGCGAACGGGTTATGACGCGGTGGCGATCTTCGGCTCGACGATCGCGCTATCGATCCCGTTCGACACGCTGATGACCGTCGGCTGGGCGGCGCTGATCATGCTGCTGATCCAGACCCGGGCGAGCGCTGCCGTGCGCGCGCGCCTCGCCGCGGCGGGACGCATGGCCTTCACCAACTATCTCGTCACCTCGATCGTCATGACGACGATCTTCTACGGCTATGGGCTGGGCCTGTTCGGCAGCGTCGGCCGTCTGCCGCTCTATCTCTTCTGCTTCGGCATGTGGGCCGCGATGCTGCTGTGGTCGAAGCCCTGGCTCGAACGCTATCATTACGGACCGCTCGAATGGCTGTGGCGCAGCCTGTCGCGCTGGCGGGTTCAGCCGATGAAGAAGGTCGCGGCCGCTCAGTAA
- a CDS encoding Coq4 family protein codes for MTPTIFSHPDRQPQKFRPFKAFQHFRKLIKDKEDTEQVFHIFENLPRKGFMDDARAFVTSDFGRKLMEREPYLPDLLDDHGWIDELPEGSVGHAYVSFMRREGLSAAGLVAESEKMGRPQYDDQVQWYSNRLRDTHDLFHILTGYGRDALGEQCVLGFTYGQTGNYGNFFIAYAGGYEVKRSIRSDAPVFGAIRQGQRHGKAAKPIIEQDIRSLLAEPLEAARARLGIGEPTLYKEAHRAYRSRGIDPYNFLAAQAAAA; via the coding sequence ATGACCCCCACCATCTTCTCCCACCCCGACCGTCAGCCGCAGAAGTTCCGCCCGTTCAAGGCGTTCCAGCACTTCCGCAAGCTTATCAAGGACAAGGAAGATACCGAGCAGGTCTTCCACATCTTCGAGAATCTGCCGCGCAAGGGGTTCATGGACGATGCGCGCGCCTTTGTGACAAGCGATTTCGGCCGCAAGCTGATGGAGCGCGAGCCCTATCTGCCCGATCTGCTCGACGATCATGGCTGGATCGACGAACTGCCCGAGGGCAGCGTCGGCCACGCCTATGTCAGTTTCATGCGCCGCGAGGGGCTGTCGGCCGCGGGTCTCGTCGCCGAAAGCGAGAAGATGGGCCGCCCGCAATATGACGATCAGGTGCAATGGTATTCGAACCGGCTGCGCGACACGCACGACCTGTTCCACATTCTGACCGGCTATGGCCGCGACGCGCTCGGCGAGCAGTGCGTGCTTGGCTTCACCTATGGGCAGACGGGCAATTACGGCAATTTCTTCATCGCCTATGCCGGCGGCTACGAGGTGAAGCGCAGCATCAGGAGCGACGCCCCCGTGTTCGGCGCGATCCGCCAGGGCCAGCGCCACGGCAAGGCGGCGAAGCCGATCATCGAGCAGGACATCCGCTCGCTGCTCGCCGAACCGCTCGAAGCCGCGCGCGCCCGGCTGGGGATCGGCGAGCCGACGCTCTATAAGGAAGCGCATCGCGCTTACCGCAGCCGCGGGATCGATCCGTACAACTTCCTCGCTGCGCAGGCGGCGGCGGCTTGA
- a CDS encoding DUF72 domain-containing protein: MTIHVGIGGWTYEPWRGTFYPPKHPQKRELEYAGEHLTGIEINGTYYGSQKPESFANWAASVPDGFKFSVKASRFTTNRKVLKDGAASVEKFLTQGLTRLGDRLGPIHWQFMATKRFDRDDFAGFLDLLPDTQDGLPLRHAIEVRHESFRDPAFTDLLRERNMAAVYADSDEFPCIDEQTADFTYARLQRSREDVETGYDDKALDHWAKRAKEWAKGGRDVYIFFIAGAKVRNPAAAQALIAKLGK; encoded by the coding sequence ATGACCATCCATGTCGGCATCGGCGGCTGGACCTATGAACCGTGGCGCGGCACCTTCTACCCGCCGAAGCATCCGCAGAAACGCGAGCTCGAATATGCGGGCGAGCATCTGACCGGAATCGAGATCAACGGCACCTATTATGGCAGCCAGAAGCCCGAAAGCTTCGCCAATTGGGCGGCGTCGGTCCCCGACGGCTTCAAGTTCAGCGTCAAGGCATCGCGCTTCACGACCAATCGCAAGGTGCTGAAGGACGGCGCCGCGTCGGTGGAGAAATTCCTCACGCAAGGCCTGACGCGGCTCGGCGACCGGCTCGGCCCGATCCACTGGCAGTTCATGGCGACGAAGCGATTCGACCGCGATGATTTCGCGGGCTTCCTTGATCTGCTTCCCGACACGCAGGACGGCCTGCCGCTGCGCCACGCGATCGAGGTGCGCCACGAAAGCTTCCGCGACCCCGCTTTCACCGACCTGCTGCGCGAGCGGAACATGGCGGCCGTCTATGCCGACAGCGACGAATTTCCGTGCATCGACGAACAGACCGCCGACTTCACCTACGCGCGGCTCCAGCGGTCGCGGGAGGATGTCGAAACCGGTTATGACGACAAGGCGCTCGACCATTGGGCCAAGCGCGCCAAGGAATGGGCGAAGGGCGGCCGCGACGTCTACATCTTCTTCATCGCGGGCGCGAAGGTCCGCAACCCGGCTGCGGCACAGGCGCTGATCGCGAAACTAGGCAAATAA
- the purL gene encoding phosphoribosylformylglycinamidine synthase subunit PurL, which translates to MTQQAPAITPEIVAEHGLSPEEYDRVLNAIGREPNLVELGIFSVMWSEHCSYKSSRIHLKKLPTEAPWVICGPGENAGVIDIGEGEGGKKLAAIFKMESHNHPSYIEPYQGAATGVGGILRDVFTMGARPVANLNALRFGRPDHPKMKHLISGVVHGIGGYGNCVGVPTVGGEVNFHKAYDGNILVNAMTVGVAEQDKIFYSAASGVGNPIVYVGSKTGRDGIHGATMASADFGEDAEEKRPTVQVGDPFTEKLLIEACLELMASDAIVAIQDMGAAGLTSSSVEMASKGGVGLHLRMDDVPQRETGMTAYEMMLSESQERMLMVLKPGKEDFAKAIFEKWELDFAVIGTVTDTGRMVLEHKGEIVCDIPLAPLADDAPLYDRPHVPTPKQPDLANVPETKDVAADLKALMGTPDIASRRWIWEQYDSQVGADTVQTGGDAALVRIHGTNRALAMSTDCTPRYCYADPVEGGKQAVAETWRNITAVGATPLAITNCLNFANPQRPEIMGQITGCLDGMGQACRALDYPIVSGNVSLYNESKATGGGSAILPTPAIGGVGVIDDLAKAVGIGFKRTGDIVLAVGERMGHLGQSMWLREILGREEGPPPPVDLKAEKRTGDFIRAAINAGWITACHDVSDGGVAVALAEMALKSNIGVLVSEEQPFGVAESFFGEDQGLYLVTVCDTCLADFLDAAGRADVPVDPLGRTIKDRIVFELPESDHQVTLAELREAHEGFFPNLMGADAALA; encoded by the coding sequence ATGACTCAGCAAGCGCCCGCCATCACCCCCGAAATCGTCGCCGAACACGGCCTTTCGCCCGAGGAATATGATCGCGTCCTGAACGCCATCGGGCGCGAGCCGAACCTCGTCGAACTCGGCATCTTCTCGGTCATGTGGTCCGAACATTGCAGCTACAAGAGCTCGCGCATCCACCTCAAGAAATTGCCCACCGAAGCGCCGTGGGTGATCTGCGGTCCCGGCGAAAATGCCGGCGTCATCGACATCGGCGAAGGCGAAGGCGGCAAGAAACTCGCCGCGATCTTCAAGATGGAGAGCCACAACCACCCGTCCTACATCGAACCCTATCAGGGCGCGGCGACCGGGGTCGGCGGCATATTGCGCGACGTCTTCACCATGGGCGCGCGTCCGGTCGCGAACCTCAACGCGCTGCGCTTCGGCCGCCCCGACCATCCGAAGATGAAGCATCTCATCTCGGGCGTCGTCCACGGCATCGGTGGTTACGGCAATTGCGTCGGCGTTCCGACCGTCGGCGGCGAGGTCAATTTCCACAAGGCCTATGACGGCAACATCCTCGTCAACGCGATGACCGTCGGCGTCGCCGAGCAGGACAAGATCTTCTATTCGGCCGCGAGCGGCGTCGGCAATCCGATCGTCTATGTCGGATCGAAAACGGGCCGCGACGGCATCCACGGCGCGACGATGGCGTCGGCGGACTTCGGCGAGGATGCCGAGGAAAAGCGCCCGACGGTGCAGGTCGGCGACCCTTTCACCGAGAAATTGCTGATCGAGGCGTGCCTCGAGCTGATGGCCTCGGACGCGATCGTCGCGATCCAGGACATGGGCGCCGCGGGCCTCACCTCGTCGTCGGTCGAGATGGCGTCGAAGGGCGGCGTCGGCCTCCACCTCAGGATGGACGATGTGCCGCAGCGCGAAACCGGCATGACGGCCTATGAGATGATGCTGTCCGAATCGCAGGAACGCATGCTGATGGTCCTGAAACCCGGCAAGGAGGATTTCGCGAAAGCGATCTTCGAGAAATGGGAGCTCGACTTCGCGGTCATCGGCACCGTCACCGATACGGGGCGCATGGTGCTCGAGCATAAGGGCGAGATCGTCTGCGACATCCCGCTCGCGCCGCTCGCCGACGACGCGCCGCTCTACGACCGGCCGCATGTCCCGACGCCCAAGCAGCCCGATCTTGCGAACGTCCCCGAGACGAAGGATGTTGCGGCCGACCTCAAGGCGCTGATGGGCACCCCCGACATCGCCAGCCGCCGCTGGATCTGGGAACAATATGACAGCCAGGTCGGCGCCGACACGGTGCAGACCGGCGGCGACGCCGCGCTCGTTCGCATCCACGGCACCAACCGCGCGCTCGCGATGTCGACCGACTGTACGCCGCGCTATTGCTATGCCGACCCGGTCGAGGGCGGCAAGCAGGCGGTCGCCGAGACCTGGCGCAACATCACCGCGGTCGGCGCGACGCCGCTCGCGATAACCAACTGCCTCAACTTCGCCAATCCGCAGCGGCCCGAGATCATGGGCCAGATCACCGGCTGCCTCGACGGCATGGGCCAGGCGTGCCGCGCGCTCGACTATCCGATCGTCTCGGGCAACGTCAGCCTCTATAACGAGTCCAAGGCGACCGGCGGCGGCAGCGCGATCCTGCCGACCCCCGCGATCGGCGGCGTCGGCGTGATCGACGACCTCGCCAAAGCCGTCGGCATCGGCTTCAAGCGCACCGGCGACATCGTCCTCGCAGTCGGCGAGCGCATGGGCCATCTCGGCCAGTCAATGTGGCTGCGCGAAATCCTCGGCCGCGAGGAAGGCCCGCCGCCGCCCGTCGACCTGAAAGCCGAAAAGCGCACCGGCGACTTCATCCGCGCCGCGATCAACGCGGGCTGGATCACCGCCTGCCACGACGTCTCCGACGGCGGCGTCGCGGTTGCGCTCGCCGAAATGGCCTTGAAGTCGAACATCGGCGTGCTGGTCAGCGAAGAACAGCCCTTCGGCGTCGCCGAGAGCTTCTTCGGCGAGGATCAGGGTCTCTACCTCGTCACCGTCTGCGACACCTGCCTCGCCGATTTCCTCGACGCCGCAGGCCGCGCCGACGTGCCGGTCGACCCGCTCGGCCGCACGATCAAGGACCGCATCGTCTTCGAGCTGCCCGAAAGCGACCATCAGGTGACACTCGCGGAACTCCGCGAAGCGCACGAGGGCTTCTTCCCGAACCTGATGGGGGCCGACGCGGCGCTTGCCTGA
- a CDS encoding exodeoxyribonuclease VII small subunit: MTDTPDPAAAADIASLSFEAAMGELETIVRRLESGDVSLEESVTLYERGHALRGHCEARLAAAQARIEQVSLGADGRPAGTTSFGES, translated from the coding sequence ATGACGGATACCCCCGACCCCGCTGCCGCCGCGGACATCGCCTCGCTGTCGTTCGAAGCCGCGATGGGCGAGCTCGAAACGATCGTGCGGCGGCTCGAAAGCGGCGACGTCAGCCTCGAGGAATCGGTGACGCTTTACGAGCGCGGCCATGCGCTCCGCGGTCATTGCGAAGCGCGGCTGGCGGCGGCGCAGGCGCGGATCGAGCAGGTCAGCCTGGGCGCCGACGGCCGGCCCGCGGGAACCACGTCCTTCGGCGAAAGCTGA
- a CDS encoding polyprenyl synthetase family protein, with protein sequence MALADDQLSRSTQLLLSTQAEVVAGIDRLFDQLLAVPADPRGPLYEAMRHAAIAGGKRLRPLLVRAAGDLFHVDRALSLRVGAAVEAMHVYSLIHDDLPCMDDDDMRRGKPTVHKAFDEATAVLAGDSLHALAFEWLCDPATSADPFVRGELCCELARAAGPAGMAGGQMMDLAAETSNFDLPTVTRLQQLKTGALIAFSVEAGAILARIPAEGRRPLRGYARDIGLAFQIADDILDVEGDEALAGKALHKDEAAGKATFVTLMGIERAREQAGLLVEQATQHLAGFGEEAALLRAIARYVVERDR encoded by the coding sequence GTGGCGCTCGCCGACGACCAGCTTTCGCGGAGCACGCAATTGCTGCTGTCGACCCAGGCCGAGGTGGTGGCCGGGATCGACCGGCTGTTCGACCAGCTGCTCGCCGTGCCCGCCGATCCGCGCGGGCCGCTTTATGAAGCGATGCGCCACGCCGCGATCGCCGGCGGCAAAAGACTTCGCCCGCTGCTCGTCCGCGCGGCGGGCGATCTTTTTCATGTCGATCGCGCGCTCAGCTTGCGTGTCGGCGCGGCGGTCGAGGCGATGCACGTCTATTCGCTGATCCACGATGATCTGCCGTGCATGGACGATGACGACATGCGCCGCGGCAAGCCGACGGTTCACAAGGCGTTCGACGAGGCGACCGCGGTGCTCGCGGGCGATTCGCTTCATGCTCTCGCTTTCGAATGGCTGTGCGACCCGGCGACGAGCGCCGACCCCTTCGTGCGCGGCGAGTTGTGCTGCGAACTTGCGCGCGCCGCCGGCCCCGCGGGCATGGCGGGCGGGCAGATGATGGACCTCGCCGCCGAGACCTCTAATTTCGACCTGCCGACGGTGACGCGGCTCCAGCAGCTGAAGACCGGCGCGCTGATCGCCTTCTCGGTCGAGGCGGGGGCGATCCTCGCGCGCATCCCAGCCGAGGGACGCCGGCCGCTGCGCGGCTATGCGCGCGACATCGGGCTGGCTTTCCAGATCGCCGACGACATATTGGACGTCGAGGGCGACGAGGCGCTGGCGGGCAAGGCGCTGCACAAGGATGAAGCGGCGGGCAAGGCGACTTTCGTCACCCTGATGGGGATCGAGCGCGCGCGCGAACAGGCGGGATTGCTCGTCGAACAGGCGACCCAGCATCTGGCCGGCTTCGGCGAAGAGGCGGCGCTGCTGCGCGCGATCGCGCGCTATGTCGTGGAAAGGGACCGTTGA
- the coaD gene encoding pantetheine-phosphate adenylyltransferase — protein MRVGVYPGTFDPITLGHMDIIRRGAKLVDRLVIGVTTNITKSPMFDDDERIAMVKAEVASIEGDIRVVGFNSLLMDFAEREGATVIVRGLRAVADFEYEYQMAGMNQQLNDRIETVFLMADVGLQPIASRLVKEIAIFGGDIHKFVTPAVRDAVTTRIAERGLRQGEA, from the coding sequence ATGCGGGTGGGGGTTTATCCGGGGACGTTCGATCCGATCACGCTCGGCCATATGGACATCATCCGGCGCGGCGCGAAGCTCGTCGACCGGCTGGTGATCGGGGTGACGACCAACATCACCAAATCGCCGATGTTCGACGACGACGAACGCATCGCGATGGTGAAGGCCGAGGTCGCGTCGATCGAGGGCGACATTCGTGTCGTCGGATTCAACTCGCTGCTGATGGATTTTGCGGAGCGCGAAGGGGCCACCGTCATCGTCCGCGGGCTGCGCGCGGTCGCCGACTTCGAATATGAATATCAGATGGCGGGGATGAACCAGCAGCTCAACGACAGGATTGAGACGGTGTTCCTGATGGCCGACGTCGGCCTGCAGCCGATCGCGTCGCGGCTGGTCAAGGAAATCGCGATCTTCGGCGGCGACATCCATAAATTCGTGACGCCAGCGGTTCGCGATGCGGTGACGACGCGCATCGCCGAACGCGGCCTTCGCCAGGGCGAGGCGTGA